The following are encoded in a window of Ranitomeya variabilis isolate aRanVar5 chromosome 6, aRanVar5.hap1, whole genome shotgun sequence genomic DNA:
- the SSR1 gene encoding translocon-associated protein subunit alpha: MTSLRHLVLLLLLAFPVTLLGRGPLVAAQDATEDEEAIEDSVVEDDDDEAEVEEDETTDLTEEKEEEEDLSSGEPKASPNADTTILFVKGEDFPANDIVKFLVGFTNKGTEDFVVDSLDASFRYPQDYQFYIQNFTALPLNTVVPPQRQATFEYSFIPAEPMGGRPFGLVINLNYKDASGNSFQDAVFNQTVTIIEKEDGLDGETIFMYLFLSGLGLLVIVGLHQLLESRKRKRPAQKVEMGTSNQNDVDMSWIPAETLSQINKASPRRSPRKRAQKRSAGSDE; encoded by the exons ATGACCTCGCTGCGCCATTtggtgctgttgctgctgctggcttTCCCGGTCACCCTGCTCGGCAGAG GTCCTTTAGTTGCTGCCCAAGATGCCACAGAAGATGAAGAAGCCATTGAAGACTCTGTAGTAGAAGATGATGATGACGAGGCTGAAGTGGAAGAAGATGAGACGACAGACTTG ACAGAAGAAAAGGAGGAAGAAGAAGATTTGAGTTCAGGTGAACCGAAGGCCTCTCCCAATGCTGACACCACTATTTTGTTTGTTAAAGGCGAAG ATTTCCCAGCTAATGATATTGTAAAGTTCCTTGTTGGCTTCACAAACAAGGGTACCGAAGACTTCGTGGTGGACTCCCTGGATGCCTCCTTCAGATACCCTCAGGACTACCAGTTCTATATCCAGAATTTTACAGCTCTTCCTTTGAACACAGTGGTTCCTCCTCAGAGGCAGGCCACCTTTGAGTATTCTTTTATCCCAGCCGAGCCAATGGGGGGACGTCCCTTTGGGCTGGTCATTAATCTGAATTACAAGGATGCCAGT gGCAACTCTTTCCAGGATGCTGTGTTCAATCAGACTGTGACAATTATTGAAAAGGAAGATGGCCTGGATGGAGAAAC AATCTTCATGTACTTGTTCCTCAGTGGTCTTGGGCTGCTTGTCATTGTTGGTCTGCATCAGTTGTTGGAGTCCAGAAAG AGAAAGCGACCTGCCCAAAAAGTGGAGATGGGCACATCTAACCAAAATGATGTTGATATGAGCTGGATTCCTGCTGAGACGTTGAGTCAAATCA ACAAAGCTTCCCCAAGAAGATCTCCTCGTAAAAGAGCCCAGAAACGATCAGCAGGATCTGACGAATAA